A segment of the Deltaproteobacteria bacterium genome:
ATCGATACGCCGGCGAAGCCCCGGTCGGCGAAGCGCCGCTCGGCGGCGTCGAGGATCGCGTCGCGCGTGGAAGGGGCTTCGCGGCTGCGGGCGGTGGCCGCCCGGGGGCTCATGCGCCCCGCGTACACGAACAAACGTTCGTTTGTTAAGGTGGGAGTGCACTGCCAGGGAGGGACGCCCCATGAACCAAATCGCCGTCGTCGATGCCGACGGGCACGTGACCGAGCCGATGAGCCTGTGGACCGACTACGTGGAGCCGGCGTACCGCGAGCGCGCCCCGCGCCCCGTGCTCGACGAGCGCGGCCGTCCCTGCATGCTGCTCGACGGCCGGCTCCTCATGCGGCACGCGATGCTGCTCACGCTCGGCCCCGACTACGACTTCGCGGCGGCCAACTTCCGGGCCGGCGGCTGGGACCCGCAGGCGCGTCTCCACGACATGGATAGCGAGGGCATCGACGTCGCGGTCCTCTTCCCCTCGGTCGCCTTCTACGTGCCCGAGACGAGCGACCCGGCGCTGATGGCCGCCCTCTGCCGCGCCTACAACGACTGGCTCGCGGACTACTGCCGGGCTGCGCCGTCGCGCCTGGTTGGGGTCGCGATGCTGCCGCTCGCCGACGTCGACGCCTCGCTCCGCGAGCTCGAGCGGGCGACCGAGAAGCTCGGCTTCCGGGGCGCGTTCGTGCGTCCGAACCCGTACGCCGGACGGCCCA
Coding sequences within it:
- a CDS encoding amidohydrolase, giving the protein MNQIAVVDADGHVTEPMSLWTDYVEPAYRERAPRPVLDERGRPCMLLDGRLLMRHAMLLTLGPDYDFAAANFRAGGWDPQARLHDMDSEGIDVAVLFPSVAFYVPETSDPALMAALCRAYNDWLADYCRAAPSRLVGVAMLPLADVDASLRELERATEKLGFRGAFVRPNPYAGRP